The following are encoded in a window of Limibacter armeniacum genomic DNA:
- a CDS encoding arsenate reductase/protein-tyrosine-phosphatase family protein yields MNFKNPLILLITTFVIHFGAIEVKAQSTLPSKVKRYLRSVEKDTLQIPEDRKQVLQETASHIISNSTVKLHFVCSHNSRRSQMAQLITEAIGQYYNINIEAYSGGTHATALNPRAAATLQRVGFDLKMAPGADIPQYSIQLGEETFLMYSKKYDDMQNPKKDFIAIMVCSEADRACPIIPGATLRVALPYTDPRKFDGTEEEEKAYDIVCKQIARDLIYLMAKVKSASL; encoded by the coding sequence ATGAATTTCAAGAACCCTCTGATCTTACTGATCACCACCTTTGTTATCCATTTTGGAGCCATCGAAGTGAAGGCCCAATCAACACTACCATCCAAGGTAAAACGCTACCTTAGAAGTGTAGAGAAGGATACACTACAGATTCCAGAAGACCGCAAGCAAGTACTTCAGGAAACTGCTTCACATATAATTTCCAACAGTACAGTAAAACTACACTTTGTCTGTTCACACAACTCTAGAAGAAGTCAGATGGCTCAACTTATAACGGAAGCTATCGGACAGTACTATAATATAAATATTGAAGCTTATTCAGGTGGTACACATGCTACAGCCTTAAATCCTCGTGCTGCTGCTACTCTGCAAAGAGTTGGATTTGACCTAAAAATGGCACCAGGAGCGGATATTCCGCAATACTCGATTCAATTGGGTGAAGAAACTTTCTTGATGTACTCCAAAAAGTATGATGATATGCAAAACCCTAAAAAAGATTTTATAGCCATCATGGTATGCAGTGAGGCTGATAGAGCATGCCCCATCATACCAGGAGCTACCTTGCGTGTAGCACTTCCTTATACAGACCCTCGTAAGTTTGATGGGACAGAAGAAGAGGAGAAGGCTTATGACATCGTTTGTAAA